The Lolium perenne isolate Kyuss_39 chromosome 6, Kyuss_2.0, whole genome shotgun sequence genome segment agccggccagtaaactatagggtcttatatgtaaagtgccggtgcctatataagccgcactaccccctctcgtgcaggggatcgatcatttattgctttcacccacctacagagctgccctgtgagagagaccatcgtctcccttagcctctcaggagcagccggacacagctctaggagcaccattgtatcgtgtgatcatcatatacactcatagcaggagtagaggttttacctccatcggagggcctcgaacctgggtacgtcgccgtgtcgctcgtgcccatacccgcatccggataccgccgtgagatccctcaggaaccacttcgattagccaccctatggcatatgccgtgacgacaccacgacatttggcgcccaccgtggggccttcagcatcctcggccggtgtcttcatccggacgggcctcaccatcaccaccggcgagcgagtcgcttcaggcttgatctggagattcggctccctcaactgcgtcagcgacaacgctggctgcttcgctgaccggcccttcccagccggcggcagcgtcatctccttcggcggcttcgacgtctacgtcgccaccgtcgcaccgccgcgctacccgcggcaggtgctgcgctgcgctagccctcctccgcgagccggcagcagcgcttccgccagccccgccgtcgtgcaagtcatgatggctggcgacgagctccccaccaagaacccgcgcatgcgcggccccgacctggagcgcaacatcgaccccaacgcctccggctcgggcccgaaggcgccaccaccaccgtcccggctggacgaagtccgggcaaagctgagcacgccgctcacgcctggcggagatcccgccgccatcgaggcggacctggaggcgcatcgctagctcctcctcaagcaaaccgaagaactggctgctgctaagtgccagatggagatcacccagcgcgagtacaaccgcgcccacggcctcactccaggcggcgacgagccaagccgagccggtcaCGTCCGCCGCagaggccgcgaccttggcgccgagatcgcccgcgacggcgctcctccgCCGGCTCTGTCCGCagagctgcccgtctacaacacccccgacaagaacatgcgcgcggcagaagccgccgcagaagagatgaaccgccttgaaggcgaagagttacgccgccagaccaagcgggtgatcGAGCCGCACGCAGCCAAcgggcagatcgccgaccccgggtatgtcaatgcccccgagcttctcacgctcgtggagctgcgagcaacgacggggaaggcgccagggacacggccgagtccgcctccccaacaccaagccggcgccatgactcccgggccacgcacagctcgggccggccaagccaccagccgagcggcagcagccgcagccggccccctccaagccggaaccaggagcaagactccgggccccgccgtcatcaccggccggctccagaagcaagtggagcgcgccagccggcacattcccggctgggcccgcgcatcgagcccgccgacgcccgagatcgcctcgaccggctggtcgaatcccgcatagcggaagaagaagctccagccggcctaaagtgcttcgggccccgcatcgccaacgagcccacgctcgaaggcttcacgctcccccgcgacacccccaagtacgacggcacagccaagccggaggactggctgcaggactactccaccgcagtcggcatcgccaaaggcaacaagcgctgggccgtgcgctactcccccctgatgttggtcggctccgcccgcacctggctcaataacctgccagccggcagcattaacggctggctggacttcgaagaggccttcgtcagcaacttcaccggcacctaccgccggccgggtcgccctcagcagcttgagatgtgcaagcagggcccggacgagacggatcgcgcgtacctgacgcgctggtgcgagatgcgcaactcctgcgagggcgtgcacgagatccaggccatcagcttcttcatgggaggctgccggccaaacaccatgctgcggcacaagctgcgccgtagtgaccccaagtcgatggccgccttgatggccatcgcggacaagtacgcgctggctgaagaagccggcaaggcgccggttgACCCAACACCGGCTCCCTCcaagcgggaccaccacaagtcggctgagcacaagccggcagacggcccctctcatggcagccggcgggataactaccgcggcaagcgtcacagcgaccagccggaccgccggtacggctccgcccacgtagccgccgtggcagacaacgcggcaggcggcagccgccgccagaagcaagaccggcagtggaagccgaagtacacctttgagcaaatgctcgactcgccgtgcaagtaccacagcggcaagaacccctccaaccacaccacccgcgactgccacttcatgaagcggctgacaagcggtgaacctctaccgcctccacccccgcctccaccagccggcgggccgggtggccaagccggcgcagagaacgccaacctcgagcaccacgaggctaaccaagtgcaccatggcggccgatatctggccgaagacgccacctacatcatcttcacctccgagcccgaggacaggacgagccaagagcgccgttccctcgaggtcaacgcggtcataccgccggtcccccagtacctaaactggtcagagcaggccatcacttttgatcgccgtgacacaccggctgtcctgccaaagccgggcagctacgccatggtcctcgaccccaccatcggcacaacccggcgcagcgtgcgtttttcgcgcgtcctcatcgacggcggcagcagcatcaacatcctctaccgcgacaccgcccgcaagctgggcatccaggaggccgagttgcgccccacccccaccgtcttccatggcatcgtgccaggccattgctgccagccgatcggccggatcacgctggaggtgatgttcgggaagccggaccacttccgcacagagagaatcgagttcgaggtggtggacctcgtgagtccctaccacgcgctcctgggcaggccggccctgaccaagttcatggcggtgccccactatgggtacctgaagatgaagctgcctggccccaagggggtcattaccgtagccggcgactatcgccgctccatggactgcgccacgcagagctccaagatggcccagacgttggtcatcgccaccgagaagcagctcatccacgacgtcgtcgccctcgccaaagccgcgcagacagacatgccggctgcgggcaacccggctgggacgactcacttccagccggccgacaacaccaagaaaatcttgctggacccggcgcagccggacaagttcgtcaccatcggtgccggcttgaacaagaaataggaaagcgagctcaccagcttcctccgtgagaatcgggacatcttcgcatggactccaagagacatgccgggtgtgccgagggagttggctgagcaccacctccacgtccggcctgaagccaagccggtgaagcagcctctcaggcgcttcaccgaagaacgaaggaaggccatcggtgaagaaatcgcccggctcctagctgccggcttcatcatggaagtgctgcacccggactggttggcgaacccggtcctggttttgaagaagaacggctcctggcgcatgtgtatcgactacaccagcctgaacaaggcgtgcccaaaggatccctttcccctgccgcgcatagatcaagtcatagactcgactgccggctgtgaactgttgtctttcctagatgcctattcaggctaccaccagattcctttgaatccggatgatcaaataaagacttcgttcattaccccgtatggggcttactgctacacgactatgccgttcggcttgaaaaatgcaggcgccacctaccaaaggtgcatgcaaaaatgcttgcaggatcaaatcggcagaaacgttcacgcatatgtggatgatgtcgttgtaaagaccaaggagacgactaccctccttgatgacctgagagaaaccttcaccaatctgagaagattccggatgaagctcaacccggccaagtgcacattcggcgtgccgtctggccagctccttggctacctcgtctctcagcgagggatcgaagccaacccggacaagatcagtgccctggagaagatggaactgccgcagtgcctcaaggacgtccagaagtttgctggctgcctggcttccttgagccgcttcgtcagccggctgggggagaaggcactgcccctgtatcaattgatgaagaaggcggacaaattcgtctggtcaccgcaggcggatgaagctttccgtgacttgaagcgcgtgctctcaaccgcgccaatccttgcaacgccggcttcaatggaaccgatgctgttgtacatcgcagccaccaaccgagtggttagcgttgtcctggtggtggagcgcaaagaagccggccgggagcagctggtccaacgcccagtttactaccttagcgaagtgctctcccagtcgaagcaaaactacccccactaccagaaggtcacctacggcgtctacatggcggccaagaagctgaagcactacttccaagagcaccccatcagggtggttgccacagcgcctttggcggaaatcatcggcagcaaggatgccaacggccgggttgccaagtgggccctggagctagccgcccacaccatcctctacgagccacgcacagccatcaagtcgcagatcctagctgacttcttcgtcgactgggctgagatgcagtacctgccgcctgtgccggattccacacactggaagatgcacttcgacggctcgaagatgcgcaatggcCTGGGAGCCGGCattgtcatcacctctcccaagggagaccggctggactacgtcctgcagatccacttcgccgcatccaacaatgtggcggagtatgaagcgctcattcatgggctgaagctggccaaggagattggcgtgcgtcgcatactctgcttcggcgactccgacttggttatacagcaagcatctggcgactgggacgcgaaggacgccaacatggcctcataccgcttccatgtccagcagttatctggcttcttcgacggctgcgaattccaccacgtgccacgagcaaacaacgaggcggctgatgccttgtccaagatcggctcaacccggcaagctattccgccgggtgtcgccttggcggttctcaagaagccgtccatcataccgtcaccggactcggattcaatattcgtgccggctgacccgggggctgctcagccgaacccgggggcttcatcgcccaagtcgggggctaacaagccaaacccgccggctagcatgccgaacccggggacttctcagtccaacccgggggcttcattgccaaactcgggggctagcaagccgaacccgccggctagcaagccgaacccggcgaccatgcagtcgaagccggaagctcccacgcaggaggccctgttggttaattagcgtattcgagataagatgcgtaccttcatgggcacaagaattcctctcctacctcaccgacggtgtgctgcctgatgatagagtccaggccaggcagattgagagaagggccaaggcctataccatcatcaaccaccagctgtacaaacgcagcgtaagtggggtgttccagcggtgcgtcgagccggctgaagggattgaactcgtacgggaaatccatcaaggagagtgcggacatcacgcctcatccagagccatagtggccaaagccttccggcacggtttttactggccgactgcgctcagagacgcagaagagttggtgaagaagtgcaacggctgtcagcgcttcgcaaagcagagacaccagccggcttccgccttgaaaaccatccccatcacatggccatttgccgtatggggcttggatatggtaggcccattcagaacagcgcgaggcggcatgacacatctcttggtgatgattgacaaattcaccaagtggatcgaagccaagccaatcaagaaactggacgggtccacagccgtcacattcctcaaggaaatcattgtgagattcggctacccccacaccatcatcaccgacaacggcaccaacttctcccaaggcatcttctctcgctattgcggggaaatggggatccggatggccctatcttctgtggcacacccagagtccaacggacaagtggaaaaggctaacggcttagtactagccggcatccggccccggctggtggagccgctcgagcgagcagccggctgctggattgaagaactgcccaatgtgctatggagcctacgcacaacgacaaaccgctcagtcggcttcacaccatttttcctcgtatacggggccgaagccgtcctgccgactgatatcgagcacgacgcgccaaggatcaagctctacacagaagccgaagccaaagaagctcgcgaagatggagttgacctggtcgaagaggcccggctgctggctgagtctagatctaccatctaccagcaaagcctccgacgctatcacagccggaaggtccagcccttagcattccgagaaggagacctagtgctccggctgatccagaggacagccggacagcataaactatcatccccatgggagggtcccttcatcgtgagcaaggcggtaggcaatgattcctactatctcatagatgcccaagaggctagagaaaacaagccggacaaggctgacgaggagactaaacgtccctggaatgtcaggttactccgcccattttacacatgagagcaggaatgtatgtatcccttgtatcccttttgtgagttatgaaaaagcttgcgccaagagcgccgtttccgacaagtttttcgcgtactttaccttgtttcgccaattggcttgaaccctctcacgcggtcggctcagtaacgtgatccggtttccgacagccggcttctgatccagctacagaccgcaacccggctgtccggctggcgggagtaaggcctagggagccggcacgcgaaaaacgactaagggaaagagtaaaagcgagttgacttgcaacttttcataaaagtgccggattgccgaattcagctcggtcgactgaaatactgtcggcctcacccagcggcccgctcttgatccggcgacggatcgcaagtcggacgtacgaccggcaagggcacagccaaagagtggggcggatgggaaaaagcgaacgagtcgaaagaaagcaactcggcacgcaaaatgattaacaaacacattaaagtgtgacataattaaagggcgataatattgtcttacatatgcacccggcatcccggggatttaacgaattgtcttggcaaaagcaacaattgaaagacaggtagaagctaagcaccggctggaccaggaccagccggaggagcatcagcagagccggctgccgggtcatcctcgggcacgtcgtccgcctcttcgtcctcagcctcctcctcctcgtcgtcagacggcggatttgggtccgcgatgaagatggacttgtcgacgaagtcggcaatggcgcaggcgcgggcaagccgagcagtcttgttctccgccgggagcttgtcctccacgtcggcgcgccggaactccaactggtcgaggctaacctcgttataccaggagagcacaaaagatagcgccatatcggctccggcgcgcgtggccgactccttccagtccaagaagcggtcgggagccctgtccagccaagcgatgagtttggagagatcttccggcagcgtctccgtcggccacagcagtcggatcagctcctccgccgccttccgcagctcccagccaagcttggtgaccggctccacgcgggcggcgatggacgccagatagtcgtccatggtgaagcagtcggagctctgctccccagtggcctgccggcgatcctcccgcgccctgccaacagccgctaacgcctcctcctgcgcctcagggaaggccgctgcatagaagaaaagcatgtcagaagccatcaaagccgaaataagctgaaaagtgcaaattttcgaagtcctaaagtaagcctggcggcagccggcaagatccgactgcccccagcctgaagatggagattctgaagctctaaagtaagccaggcggcagccggcaagaaccgactgcccccagcccgaagatggagatttcgaagcaaaaaaaaaaaaaaaaaaaaaaaaagagcctggcgacagccggcaagaaccgactgcccccagcccgaagatggagatatcgaaaaaatcaagtttctgctgccggctgccaacctaagccggcagccgacgcccgaaagccggcaaaggggaaggcataagacaaaagactcacccgccaagccgcggtcgagcgcgctaagttcctccaaccaccgcttggtggtggccgacagctcgttggacttggtggtcacctcttgctggagcgaaagccgttgccgctccacctcctccaaccgcttgctcagaccctccagcttttcctcctgctccttcttgagggcggcaagttccttgagatggttagcctcaaggaggcgcagccgtttcagctccccgtcagccaccttcagcttggcggcagcagcccggttcgcctcctcacttgtggcgcattgagcgcgggcaactcggaggtccgactcaagctgcgggacccgggcggcctcagctgcaagccggcaaaaatGGGCCGTCAGTAAAAAAGAAACTCACAGGAAAGGCAAGTCAAAAGAGAGAAGGcctcacccttgacagcctccagctcgcgagccaagccggctcgctcgatcttggccttgtggtagctagtcaccaccttgttgtacaagacggtgcgtcgctccgtaaccgcctgaaagaaacaatcagatatccagacgaaacccggaccggctccaagcagccggaccatgcctcggagggctaccaggataataacaaaattgcaaaaacaagaagacacctaccttgtcagcatcctccagcgttgctagctgggcaagggcctcggcggccttgttcttaaggctggcccggtagccggagaagaccatcttcatgggcgccgcaccaggctgtccctcccggttgaacacctcgcaagaatccgccttgtgccacgcagcctctatggtgccagccgagccaaggctggagtcagaggcagacggcacatgcagcagccgggcccccttggccacatgaaggccctcagttgggcccgacgggcccctcgtcctcaccagcgcccgggagtcggcgtccttcgagcgcgctggctcctccctcgccggctccttcccggtcggctccctcctcgtcggctccgaagctggaggcggcgcggtcgaagcagtcggcccggtgggagccgtcgcatccggcgcttgAGGCGCTCCTTCCGGAGAGCTCTCCggcaccacgacgttgggcgcgggcccgccgactccggtcgaaggcggcgcagccaccagctccagctccggcccgcagatggcatgcccctgccagctccggctgctgctccacaaacggggcgcggcgcgggaacatgtcgtctagGGTCCGCCGGCGCGCCGGCCCgaccctggtctccgccgccGGGCGCCGCGAAAGCGCGgcagaagaagacgcccccgcagaaggtggcgtggccgcaggcggcacgttagcagccggcggcgtgcgcgcgcgtgctgaaggttgcggggttggctccctcctttgccgctgaagcggcgacgtgacgggaggagcctgccgagagccgcctccctgggtaaacttaatcgcggccctaagttgaacaagcaagaaaagataagtacagagaggaaggaaagaaaaggaatcaaacaacaaaggaaaaagaactcacccggctttctccgggaccttcttgggcgccagtcggcgctgtttcttggccctcgcctccgaagcggccgtagacccgacgccggcccgcttcctccccttcggcgcagaagtcgccgtgctcgtaggcggcaccgcgcgcagaggcaccgccgggatgggccccgtgccggattgggccggctccgcctgctcctgctcctgctcctgctcctgctcatgctcaggcgagggcggcgggttatgctccccctggccgccctgatcctgcaccaccggcagatcgtcgtcgccggcttggtcgccggctaggTCGGCCGGGTCgatgtgatccggcgtccagaccttcgtcgccaagtcgccatcctcgatgccttggcgggtgaaaagctgaaaacaacatgataaatatcaagtcggccacgcagccgcaagccggaagacgGCAAAAACGTTAAACTTACCAGTTCAGGCGGCTGCTCCCGGTTGTAAGGCGGCAGCCCCCAATTccagttgtccggcatgttggccttggtgatgttgttcacccggtgagccacctgggacttggagagctccaccttcgacgtccgtgtcgggtcgagccggccggacatatggccgatcttgtggacgcgccactggagcggtatgacccggcgcgagatgtaggtgcagaggaggtcctcggcactcagccggccctCCGCGACGCACTCgcccaggaagtcccacaggaggttcacctccgcgtccgggtccgaggacttggcgttgtagccccagttgatccggccgactggcggagccgggttgtattccggcaggttgagccggtcgaaggccgggctctcgttccgcacataaaagaaagacatctgccaattctttacagaatcgacagtcggaatccgcgggaaggacgtacccgtgcgaggatagatggaggcggcgccgcaggtcctcaggcggccttcggtcgtctgcgccttgatgtagaagagccggctccaaaactccacgtccggccacaagccggcgtagccttccatgaaggccacgtagcagctgaggaggatcatggcgttggccggcaggtggtgcggctg includes the following:
- the LOC139832662 gene encoding uncharacterized protein, with the protein product MVRLLGAGPGFVWISDCFFQAVTERRTVLYNKVVTSYHKAKIERAGLARELEAVKAEAARVPQLESDLRVARAQCATSEEANRAAAAKLKVADGELKRLRLLEANHLKELAALKKEQEEKLEGLSKRLEEVERQRLSLQQEVTTKSNELSATTKRWLEELSALDRGLAAPNGFKNHSSFYDTRDRYNSHLRK